A window from Solanum stenotomum isolate F172 chromosome 5, ASM1918654v1, whole genome shotgun sequence encodes these proteins:
- the LOC125864480 gene encoding uncharacterized protein LOC125864480: MSETNTKNRKKLKNPHTAGKKSFALVRNKLVRKKKTVSSKDLFVVSRTRKPGRLYEASNENTTSKIQMQEKMQKMEKQMEEQKKTVRQEVIADVIAQLKHAGLIDPNILAALSIPSPSEPTSVQGAEQGDEIKEGDESSSEDLT, from the exons ATGTCTGAAACAAATACTAAGAATCGAAAAAAACTGAAGAATCCACACACTGCTGGCAAAAAGAGTTTCGCTTTAGTCCGTAATAAGTTGGT gagaaagaagaagacaGTATCATCTAAGGATCTCTTTGTGGTTTCAAGAACAAGAAAACCCGGGCGTTTGTACGAGGCTTCGAATGAAAATACTACTAGTAAAATT CAAATGCAAGAAAAGATGCAGAAAATGGAGAAACAAATGGAGGAACAAAAGAAAACTGTGCGACAAGAAGTTATTGCAGATGTAATTGCACAACTCAAGCATGCGGGATTAATTGATCCTAACATACTGGCAGCATTGTCCATTCCTTCACCAAGCGAACCTACTTCTGTTCAAGGGGCTGAGCAAG GTGATGAAATCAAAGAAGGCGATGAAAGCAGTAGTGAAGACTTGACATag